The following proteins are encoded in a genomic region of Leptospira fainei serovar Hurstbridge str. BUT 6:
- a CDS encoding histidine kinase dimerization/phosphoacceptor domain -containing protein — protein sequence MLTKPKILVVEDEIIVAVNLGQKLKKLGYDLVGITSSGEEAIQKAEENHPDLVLMDINIEGNLDGIQTAEVLRNRFQTPVIYLTAYADENTLNRAKRTQPLGYIVKPFESDQLRSSIEVALYKNEVEFKNRKSEESLKSTLNKIESGIITTDENGLVVFCNPAAEQITGLNFSECIGQPLSKILKIKDNLGNQRQIPISELLGQNNNVSWDGLVVISALGKKIPVSINTSPILNTEEKATGFITVLRTEDSDDPGQSYLKEIHHRIKNNLTIISSILSMNANHLKDQESVDIFKESQHRIHAVALLHEVLYENHDLSSISFDLYVRKLTDLLFEVYKVDRSKFKLTLDIQECRIPSETGMNCALIINELLTNSFKHGFVSRENGEILVRFFKNDGNFILEVQDDGVGLPAQAIRNRNPHSLGLSLVDSFVKLLHGKLELENSSGCLARLSFPVKKQ from the coding sequence ATGCTCACGAAACCGAAAATTCTCGTGGTTGAGGACGAAATCATCGTCGCCGTTAATTTAGGACAAAAATTAAAAAAGCTGGGTTACGATCTCGTGGGAATTACTTCTTCGGGAGAAGAGGCCATCCAGAAGGCGGAGGAGAATCATCCCGATCTAGTATTAATGGATATTAATATTGAAGGAAATTTGGACGGAATACAGACTGCAGAAGTATTACGAAATCGATTTCAAACCCCTGTCATATATCTTACGGCATACGCGGATGAAAATACTCTCAATAGAGCGAAAAGAACCCAGCCGCTAGGTTATATCGTAAAACCCTTTGAATCCGATCAACTTCGGTCTTCCATCGAAGTCGCGCTGTACAAGAATGAAGTGGAATTCAAGAATCGAAAAAGCGAAGAGTCGCTAAAATCGACTTTGAATAAGATCGAATCCGGTATCATTACCACCGATGAAAACGGTCTTGTAGTATTTTGCAACCCGGCCGCCGAGCAAATTACGGGACTTAACTTTTCCGAATGCATCGGACAACCCCTTTCTAAAATCCTGAAAATAAAGGATAACTTAGGAAATCAACGACAGATTCCGATTTCGGAACTCCTCGGACAGAATAATAACGTGAGTTGGGACGGATTGGTAGTCATCAGCGCGCTTGGAAAGAAAATTCCCGTTTCGATCAATACCTCTCCGATTTTAAATACGGAAGAAAAGGCGACCGGCTTTATCACCGTGCTTCGAACCGAAGATTCGGATGACCCGGGTCAATCCTATCTAAAAGAAATTCATCATAGAATTAAGAACAATTTAACTATCATCTCCTCGATACTAAGCATGAATGCGAATCATCTCAAGGATCAGGAAAGCGTCGATATCTTTAAGGAGAGTCAGCATAGAATCCATGCAGTTGCTCTTTTACACGAAGTTCTTTATGAAAATCACGATCTTTCATCCATCAGTTTCGATCTATACGTTCGAAAATTGACGGACCTTTTATTCGAAGTCTATAAGGTGGACAGGAGTAAATTTAAATTAACTTTGGATATTCAGGAATGTCGAATTCCTAGCGAAACCGGAATGAATTGCGCTCTGATTATCAACGAACTTTTAACAAATTCGTTTAAACACGGCTTTGTCAGCCGCGAGAATGGCGAAATTTTAGTTCGATTCTTTAAGAACGACGGAAATTTTATCTTAGAAGTGCAGGACGATGGAGTCGGCTTACCTGCCCAAGCCATCCGAAACCGCAATCCCCATTCGTTAGGGCTTTCTTTAGTGGACTCCTTCGTAAAATTATTGCATGGAAAGCTGGAATTAGAAAATTCCTCAGGCTGCCTTGCCCGTCTATCCTTTCCCGTTAAGAAGCAATAA
- a CDS encoding LIC_10740 family protein, whose amino-acid sequence MNWQKIKDVFGQIHARWEKFYAWIFSLSTLPANSSETKRLLFLTYSWILFLLFLTGFILAGKNPLKMLVPFTLYDLPNFDPRKSVIVYGSDGEGEIFTIHRKVLIDGKDFRHDVITLVGEVGEASFFDPSVPNDAVHFRNLKKLPNLQDSVISIWKRGDLLILDMRKSTLEELLSEMKFRIDYTYASQMTEEEKSREITRRKLALLSSSFLAAERTLFENYPELNRIEYRLGGEREEIPGLTYSLTESHLRKNSLPK is encoded by the coding sequence ATGAACTGGCAAAAGATTAAAGATGTTTTCGGACAAATCCACGCAAGATGGGAGAAGTTCTACGCTTGGATTTTCAGCTTATCTACGTTGCCTGCAAATTCGTCCGAGACGAAACGACTATTATTTCTAACTTATTCTTGGATATTATTCCTGCTTTTCCTGACAGGTTTCATTCTCGCAGGAAAAAACCCGCTAAAAATGCTTGTTCCGTTTACGTTATACGATTTGCCCAATTTTGATCCTCGCAAATCGGTGATCGTTTACGGTTCGGATGGTGAAGGTGAAATCTTTACGATTCATCGGAAAGTACTCATAGATGGGAAAGATTTTCGACATGATGTTATTACTCTTGTGGGCGAAGTCGGGGAAGCAAGCTTCTTCGATCCATCAGTCCCGAATGACGCGGTCCACTTTCGAAACCTAAAAAAATTGCCGAATCTTCAAGACTCGGTGATTTCAATTTGGAAAAGAGGGGATTTGCTGATTTTGGATATGCGGAAATCAACTTTAGAAGAACTTCTTTCGGAAATGAAGTTCAGAATCGATTATACATATGCTAGTCAAATGACCGAAGAGGAAAAATCGCGGGAAATTACTCGCAGAAAACTCGCTCTCTTATCATCTTCATTTTTAGCAGCAGAACGGACGCTATTCGAGAATTATCCTGAATTAAATCGTATCGAGTACAGGTTGGGTGGGGAACGGGAAGAAATTCCCGGATTGACCTACTCACTTACTGAATCTCACCTTAGAAAGAACAGTCTCCCAAAATAA
- a CDS encoding alpha/beta hydrolase: MSSPVNNIRQALSLCLFALLFSCGPSFAELIERRTSNSFASTQAMEVFFATVRSTNPAAQVACSNAYFMVFGNQVQKTGSCVVSVPADREVGEIPFGLGGKDKFFQFLEHRINAGNLSVEESENLWWKKIEADPFEEIIVFVHGFNVGFEEAILRAAQLKYDLKFPGRVVTFTWPAGGDASLLSSLLLKNTYEKNMISARSSRESFKIFLKRMIKTGKKIHLLVHSMGHQVALNSIAEIAKESSNSFIHELVLNAPDYETGEFILLLDPLLRSSSRITLYCSPGDSALLASSQIHQAGRLGSCSKFPGIDVVNVNPIDSSMISLGHGYYSSRPILTDLYQLFLGVKADKRLFIRRSYGNENYILRN, from the coding sequence ATGTCCTCTCCCGTAAATAATATTCGACAAGCTCTAAGTCTTTGCCTCTTCGCCCTTCTTTTTTCGTGTGGACCTTCGTTTGCGGAATTAATCGAACGGAGGACATCCAACTCCTTTGCATCAACCCAGGCGATGGAAGTTTTTTTCGCAACTGTACGGTCCACAAATCCGGCAGCTCAGGTTGCATGCTCGAACGCTTATTTTATGGTGTTCGGAAATCAGGTGCAAAAAACCGGAAGTTGCGTGGTCAGCGTGCCCGCCGATAGAGAGGTAGGCGAAATTCCATTCGGACTCGGCGGTAAAGATAAATTCTTTCAATTTTTAGAGCATAGAATCAACGCAGGAAACCTATCCGTCGAAGAATCCGAAAACCTATGGTGGAAAAAAATCGAGGCGGATCCATTTGAGGAAATCATCGTATTCGTTCACGGATTCAACGTCGGATTTGAGGAAGCGATTTTACGCGCCGCCCAGTTGAAATACGACTTAAAGTTTCCGGGTCGGGTCGTGACGTTTACATGGCCGGCAGGCGGAGACGCATCGCTCTTAAGCTCTCTCCTTCTGAAAAATACGTATGAAAAAAATATGATTTCGGCCAGATCCAGCCGAGAATCCTTTAAAATTTTCTTAAAGAGAATGATTAAAACCGGAAAAAAAATCCATTTGCTGGTTCATTCGATGGGCCACCAAGTCGCACTCAATTCCATCGCGGAAATCGCAAAAGAATCTTCGAATTCGTTTATCCATGAACTAGTATTAAACGCACCGGACTACGAAACGGGGGAATTTATTCTTTTACTCGACCCGTTGTTAAGATCGTCTTCAAGAATTACCTTATATTGTTCACCGGGGGATTCGGCTTTACTTGCCTCTTCGCAAATTCATCAGGCCGGTCGCCTCGGCAGCTGTTCAAAATTTCCCGGCATCGACGTAGTTAACGTAAACCCGATTGATTCTTCGATGATTTCCTTAGGTCATGGATATTATTCATCCAGGCCGATTCTTACCGACCTTTATCAACTTTTCTTGGGAGTAAAGGCAGACAAGCGTCTCTTCATCCGCAGATCCTATGGAAATGAAAACTACATCCTTCGTAACTGA
- a CDS encoding N-acetylmuramoyl-L-alanine amidase encodes MEKNHILLRGLILFFFFGIAPLSAQVRITTIGKNRYVHLEEIRKRIPSIQTKFEPAILVGSISHPSGEIRFRIGSSFYAINGSLEKTSLPVLYQDRDFLLPPEVVEAIFVRLLPDDVKYEFHETELVFEILPKAELLRLSSIIIDAGHGGKDPGTSSNKGLQEKSVSLQVAKILKKFLNKVYPEVRVVLTRGEDAFVELERRSEIANKEIQKGGSVVFVSLHCNASISEDVNGFEVYYLSQTPSTESARETSILENRIVGKKGSLGTKKIQAGMLSSLVQRRSRSLAHNVESEMKKKLGPKILSRGVKKADFSVLRGSLMPAILVEMGYLTNGKESELLASQAQQVRVAKSILEGIRAYELAKD; translated from the coding sequence TTGGAAAAAAATCACATCCTTCTTCGGGGACTGATTCTATTCTTTTTCTTCGGAATTGCTCCGCTTTCCGCCCAAGTTCGCATAACCACGATCGGAAAAAATCGCTATGTGCACTTGGAGGAAATTCGTAAACGAATTCCAAGTATCCAAACAAAATTTGAACCGGCGATTCTCGTCGGTTCAATCTCTCATCCCTCCGGTGAAATTCGATTTCGAATCGGTTCGTCTTTCTATGCAATCAACGGAAGTTTAGAAAAAACAAGTCTTCCCGTATTATATCAGGATCGGGATTTTCTTTTACCTCCGGAAGTTGTGGAAGCCATTTTTGTCCGTCTCTTACCGGATGATGTTAAATACGAATTTCATGAAACCGAATTGGTATTCGAGATTCTCCCTAAGGCGGAGCTTCTTCGACTATCTTCAATTATCATAGACGCCGGTCATGGCGGGAAGGACCCGGGTACTTCTTCCAATAAAGGGTTACAGGAAAAATCCGTCTCCCTTCAAGTGGCTAAAATATTAAAGAAATTTCTAAATAAAGTTTACCCGGAAGTGCGAGTCGTTTTGACGAGAGGAGAAGATGCTTTCGTCGAGTTAGAACGTAGATCCGAAATTGCGAATAAAGAAATTCAAAAAGGCGGATCGGTTGTATTCGTCAGTTTGCATTGTAACGCTTCGATATCCGAGGATGTAAACGGTTTCGAAGTATATTATCTTTCGCAGACGCCTTCCACCGAATCGGCTAGAGAGACTTCGATTTTGGAAAACCGCATAGTCGGAAAAAAAGGATCGTTAGGGACCAAAAAAATACAGGCGGGAATGCTGTCTTCCTTGGTCCAACGCAGAAGTCGTTCTCTCGCACATAATGTCGAATCGGAGATGAAAAAAAAGCTTGGTCCTAAGATATTGTCCCGAGGGGTCAAAAAGGCCGATTTCTCAGTTTTGCGCGGAAGCTTAATGCCGGCAATTCTTGTAGAGATGGGTTATTTGACTAACGGGAAAGAATCCGAACTTCTGGCGAGTCAGGCCCAACAAGTTCGGGTGGCAAAAAGCATCCTGGAAGGAATACGAGCCTATGAACTGGCAAAAGATTAA
- a CDS encoding crotonase/enoyl-CoA hydratase family protein, whose protein sequence is MKTSFEFFEIVPRNDGTAIVYLNRPDKRNAMDWSFWRDLPDVIEEINSASEIRAFVIAARGKSFSTGLDLDSFFQQFGSIVQGSFGDDRKKFYNLILQMQKGINAVYDSVKPSIAAIHRHCIGGGLDLISACDIRYATSDASISLREAKVAIVADMGSINRLPSIIGQGHTRELAFTGKDIDGPEAYRIGLVSKLFDSQEKLMEGALSTASAIAANPKIVVQGAKEVMNYAEGKPLDAGLNYVALWNSSFLDSRDFREASHSFKERKRPEYNKL, encoded by the coding sequence ATGAAAACTTCTTTCGAATTCTTCGAAATTGTCCCGCGAAATGATGGAACCGCGATTGTTTATTTGAATCGTCCTGATAAAAGAAATGCCATGGATTGGAGTTTCTGGAGAGACCTTCCGGACGTGATAGAAGAGATTAATTCCGCGTCGGAAATCAGGGCGTTTGTCATAGCGGCCCGCGGTAAGTCATTTTCAACCGGGTTGGACCTGGATTCATTTTTTCAGCAATTCGGAAGTATAGTACAGGGTAGTTTCGGCGACGATCGTAAGAAATTCTACAACCTTATCCTGCAAATGCAAAAAGGAATTAACGCGGTGTACGATTCCGTCAAGCCTTCGATTGCCGCAATCCATCGACATTGCATCGGAGGGGGATTGGACTTGATTTCCGCTTGCGATATCCGCTATGCGACTTCGGATGCAAGCATCTCCCTTCGAGAAGCAAAGGTTGCAATCGTTGCGGATATGGGGTCGATTAATCGACTGCCTAGCATTATCGGGCAAGGTCACACGCGGGAACTCGCCTTCACAGGAAAGGATATCGACGGACCTGAGGCATATAGAATCGGGCTAGTTTCTAAATTATTCGATTCGCAGGAAAAACTCATGGAGGGAGCGCTCTCGACTGCAAGTGCGATCGCCGCCAATCCGAAAATCGTCGTTCAGGGCGCAAAAGAGGTCATGAATTATGCGGAAGGAAAGCCGCTCGACGCGGGATTGAATTACGTTGCTCTCTGGAATTCGAGTTTCTTAGATTCCAGAGACTTCAGAGAGGCCTCCCATTCCTTTAAAGAAAGAAAGCGTCCCGAATATAATAAGCTCTAA
- a CDS encoding peptidoglycan DD-metalloendopeptidase family protein: MIFKKPRQLTAGKELLRTDNFTLIYLGSFHFHYSFYFKGNLYHGSVDFRRRKFRMIPAIASILFVLFFLGVWMNPSNASMETKSDEISENDSEDLKAKKGDEKFLEESEKAKLTILMANEIRNPADKKKLLKVITYKVKRNESLSEIATRFKVSMESISGSSNINLEDTLYPGQILQIPNKQGLLYKVKAGDTIARVASLYKVNLDEILEENKLDDLDVLRPGQKVFLPGAVIPDPAPKWVIPVSSHVVTSNFGWRTFPQHKFHEALDLKANYEAVMAARNGKVIFAGWMGGYGNAIVVEHNDDFKTLYAHNSRLNVKRGDYVVGGKKIATSGCTGYCFGPHLHFEVIHKGKSVNPAKYLKGLAFKRGSKPNH, encoded by the coding sequence ATGATCTTTAAGAAGCCCAGACAGCTAACCGCCGGAAAAGAACTGCTCCGGACGGATAATTTCACGCTGATTTATTTGGGCTCGTTCCATTTTCATTATTCCTTCTATTTCAAAGGCAATTTATATCACGGAAGCGTCGACTTCCGGAGACGAAAATTTCGGATGATCCCTGCCATTGCCTCGATACTTTTCGTACTCTTTTTCCTCGGGGTTTGGATGAACCCCTCCAACGCGTCTATGGAAACCAAATCGGATGAGATCTCCGAAAACGATTCCGAAGATCTGAAGGCCAAAAAAGGAGACGAGAAGTTCTTAGAAGAATCCGAAAAAGCGAAACTCACCATTTTAATGGCGAATGAGATTCGCAATCCGGCGGATAAAAAGAAACTTTTAAAAGTAATAACATACAAAGTTAAACGTAACGAGTCGCTATCCGAAATCGCGACTCGATTCAAAGTTTCCATGGAATCGATCTCGGGCTCGTCCAATATCAATTTGGAAGATACCTTATATCCGGGACAAATACTGCAAATTCCTAATAAGCAAGGTCTTTTATATAAAGTTAAAGCCGGGGATACGATCGCGCGGGTTGCGTCTTTATACAAAGTTAATTTGGACGAAATCCTAGAAGAAAACAAACTCGATGATTTGGACGTCCTTCGTCCGGGACAAAAAGTGTTCCTACCTGGAGCGGTCATCCCAGACCCCGCGCCAAAGTGGGTTATCCCCGTTTCTTCACATGTCGTCACCTCCAACTTCGGCTGGAGAACTTTCCCCCAGCATAAATTTCACGAAGCGCTGGATTTAAAAGCCAATTACGAAGCGGTAATGGCGGCCCGCAACGGGAAAGTCATCTTTGCCGGCTGGATGGGCGGTTACGGAAACGCAATCGTTGTAGAGCATAACGACGACTTTAAAACCTTATATGCGCATAACTCTCGCTTAAACGTAAAACGGGGAGATTATGTAGTCGGAGGAAAGAAGATAGCCACTTCCGGTTGCACCGGTTACTGCTTTGGACCTCATTTGCATTTCGAAGTCATTCACAAAGGCAAATCCGTAAATCCGGCCAAATATCTGAAAGGCTTGGCTTTCAAAAGAGGGTCGAAACCGAATCATTAA
- a CDS encoding RidA family protein, whose protein sequence is MSVLERIQSLGRELPPAPKAIAAYIPATRAGQFVFTSGQLPMREGSLISTGALGFDLLVSDVKEATEQATLNGLAAIATVIGGLDKIKSIVKVGVFVASASDFTEQHLVANYASNLLLEIFGEAGRHARFAVGCISLPLGAPVEVELTVLVD, encoded by the coding sequence ATGAGTGTTCTTGAAAGGATCCAATCCTTAGGTCGCGAATTACCGCCGGCGCCAAAAGCCATAGCAGCCTATATCCCGGCGACTCGCGCAGGCCAATTTGTATTCACTTCCGGACAGCTGCCTATGCGTGAAGGAAGCCTAATTTCCACGGGAGCGCTGGGTTTTGACCTGTTAGTCAGCGACGTAAAGGAAGCCACTGAACAAGCAACATTAAACGGCTTGGCTGCAATAGCTACAGTAATCGGGGGCTTGGACAAAATCAAGTCGATCGTGAAGGTCGGAGTTTTTGTCGCGTCCGCTTCCGATTTTACGGAGCAGCATCTAGTCGCAAATTATGCTTCGAATCTTCTTCTCGAAATATTCGGGGAGGCGGGTCGTCATGCTCGCTTTGCAGTCGGTTGCATTTCCTTACCATTAGGCGCTCCTGTAGAAGTGGAATTGACCGTGCTTGTGGATTGA
- a CDS encoding DEAD/DEAH box helicase: MKFEELNLEPSLQKSIEKAGFVELTPIQEKAIPHGIEGKDITGLAQTGTGKTVAFLVPIIHNILTKGIKGVSTLILAPTRELVIQISEEAEKLLKYTDYRVVPIIGGTDYKSQNRDLEALNGIIVATPGRLIDLARGGTADLDKVEFFVLDEADRMLDMGFINDIRWLLHKCKNRKQTLLFSATLSVEVMRLAYRFMNDPVEIQINPDKLITERIDQKLVHLGREEKLPYMVNAILDAEVDGQGIIFTNFKANIPRIVQTLRRYGIPVTGISSDLDQKKRLRLMRDFKSGRFKFMVATDVASRGIDVENIGVVFNYDLPQDTENYVHRIGRTARAGRLGKSISFCSETDYNELEKIERYLKQKIEVTPVDEELLDFPKGVFEPFLAGDAYDQGPKGKDQRHERNGNGKRPQGRDGGFRKKEERPVSSNGNRHAADRDRGPRENRDRNRDSRGPKPFDKKRPEAVIKEAEQFLQKADTVMGAIVESRDKHPKRKKKNKNRQKENGFVQNSLPPQTRNDIYDKKKRNLFDINESSTNQSKQKESIWKKITSFFGD, from the coding sequence ATGAAATTCGAAGAATTAAACCTCGAACCAAGTCTGCAAAAATCTATCGAAAAAGCAGGTTTCGTCGAGCTTACACCGATCCAGGAGAAGGCCATCCCCCATGGAATAGAGGGGAAGGACATCACCGGATTAGCTCAGACCGGCACAGGAAAGACAGTAGCTTTTCTTGTTCCGATCATCCACAATATCCTGACCAAGGGAATCAAAGGCGTCAGCACGCTTATACTAGCTCCTACAAGAGAGCTTGTGATCCAGATATCCGAGGAAGCGGAGAAGCTCCTAAAGTACACCGACTACCGTGTCGTTCCTATTATTGGAGGTACCGATTACAAATCGCAAAATCGCGATTTGGAGGCTCTAAACGGAATCATCGTCGCCACACCAGGGCGTCTGATCGATTTAGCTAGAGGCGGCACGGCGGATTTAGACAAAGTAGAGTTTTTCGTCCTAGACGAAGCTGATCGAATGCTCGATATGGGTTTCATCAACGATATTCGTTGGTTACTCCATAAGTGCAAGAATCGTAAACAGACTCTCTTGTTTTCCGCTACGTTATCGGTCGAAGTGATGAGATTAGCGTATCGCTTTATGAATGATCCGGTAGAGATCCAGATTAATCCCGATAAGCTGATCACCGAAAGAATCGATCAGAAACTCGTTCATTTGGGAAGGGAAGAAAAACTTCCTTATATGGTGAACGCTATCTTGGACGCGGAAGTCGACGGTCAGGGAATTATATTCACTAATTTTAAAGCGAATATTCCTCGAATCGTCCAGACTCTCCGTAGATACGGAATACCCGTAACCGGAATTTCCTCGGATTTAGATCAGAAAAAAAGACTTCGCTTAATGCGCGATTTCAAGTCAGGCCGATTCAAATTTATGGTAGCGACCGACGTCGCCAGCCGTGGAATCGACGTCGAGAATATCGGGGTCGTATTTAACTATGATCTTCCGCAAGATACGGAAAACTATGTTCACCGAATCGGACGTACTGCAAGAGCAGGCCGACTCGGCAAATCCATCAGCTTTTGTTCGGAGACCGATTATAACGAACTCGAGAAAATAGAACGTTACTTGAAGCAAAAGATCGAAGTTACGCCCGTCGATGAGGAACTATTAGATTTCCCTAAAGGGGTTTTCGAACCGTTTCTTGCGGGAGACGCATACGATCAAGGGCCCAAAGGGAAAGACCAGCGTCACGAGAGAAACGGAAACGGCAAACGTCCTCAAGGACGCGACGGAGGCTTCCGCAAAAAAGAGGAACGTCCCGTCTCTTCGAACGGAAATCGGCATGCTGCCGATAGGGATCGGGGACCTAGAGAAAATCGAGATAGAAATCGGGATTCGCGTGGACCGAAGCCTTTCGATAAGAAACGACCCGAAGCCGTTATCAAAGAAGCGGAACAATTTCTGCAAAAAGCGGACACCGTTATGGGTGCCATCGTAGAATCTAGGGATAAGCATCCTAAGCGCAAAAAGAAAAATAAAAATCGCCAAAAGGAGAATGGGTTCGTACAGAATTCCCTACCGCCGCAAACTAGAAACGATATTTACGATAAGAAGAAACGGAATTTGTTCGATATTAACGAGTCTTCAACAAATCAATCCAAGCAGAAGGAATCCATTTGGAAAAAAATCACATCCTTCTTCGGGGACTGA
- a CDS encoding class I SAM-dependent methyltransferase has protein sequence MDSILDLEPHPKYPDAYLVCRRTGVHFYKLAKEREYEDSYFQEEYKNQYNRTYYEDEPQVRNLARRRLSALRMFQDPDRKSLFEIGCATGFFLDEARKAGYQVKGLELSRTEADFAKGRLGLDVKSGSFLEDEFLPNEKFDTVCAFFVIEHFRDAEKVFGRISDLVKPGGVLFLGLPSLFGPSYSTNPTDWFQNHPSDHFWDYSPNSLKKMLKLYGWRTVYKKPMSYHPNRDRGWKGKYLTHPLFVRYANLACYADTFHLIAIKNI, from the coding sequence ATGGATTCTATCTTAGACCTTGAACCCCACCCGAAATATCCCGACGCGTATCTAGTTTGTCGTCGGACGGGAGTGCATTTTTATAAACTCGCGAAAGAACGCGAGTACGAAGATTCATACTTTCAGGAAGAATACAAAAATCAGTATAATAGAACTTATTACGAGGATGAGCCTCAAGTTCGGAATTTGGCAAGACGTAGATTGTCCGCTTTAAGGATGTTTCAAGATCCAGATCGAAAATCCCTTTTCGAGATCGGTTGTGCGACCGGCTTTTTTTTAGATGAGGCCAGAAAGGCTGGCTACCAAGTAAAAGGTCTGGAGCTTTCCCGCACCGAAGCTGACTTTGCAAAAGGCCGATTGGGATTGGATGTGAAGTCCGGGTCCTTTTTAGAGGATGAGTTCCTACCTAATGAGAAATTCGACACGGTTTGCGCCTTTTTTGTGATCGAACATTTTCGAGACGCCGAGAAGGTGTTTGGTCGGATTTCCGATTTGGTAAAACCGGGTGGGGTTCTGTTTTTAGGACTTCCTTCGCTATTCGGACCGTCCTATAGTACTAATCCAACCGATTGGTTTCAGAACCACCCGAGCGACCATTTTTGGGATTATTCCCCTAATTCTCTGAAAAAAATGTTGAAATTGTACGGTTGGCGCACGGTATATAAGAAACCTATGTCCTACCACCCGAATAGAGATCGGGGCTGGAAGGGAAAATATCTAACTCATCCCCTATTCGTCCGCTATGCGAATCTCGCATGCTATGCGGACACATTTCACTTAATCGCGATTAAAAATATATGA
- a CDS encoding bactofilin family protein: MAIGKDNNNSVIGPGSIFEGKFYIAGSLRIDGKFEGEIKTDDALFIGETGKVRTNISAREVIVAGTLIGNIKAEAEVRLEETGRLLGDIIAPALSLAKGVVAKGNITVTGGQKKDVKKIVEESFGGTRTLDNGKEE, translated from the coding sequence ATGGCCATCGGTAAGGATAATAATAACAGCGTAATCGGCCCCGGTTCTATCTTCGAGGGTAAATTTTATATCGCTGGCTCCCTACGCATCGACGGAAAATTCGAGGGAGAAATTAAGACCGACGACGCACTCTTCATCGGAGAAACGGGAAAAGTCCGAACCAATATCTCGGCTAGAGAGGTCATAGTCGCAGGCACTTTAATAGGCAATATTAAGGCGGAAGCGGAAGTTCGTCTCGAGGAAACCGGCCGTCTCTTAGGCGATATTATCGCCCCTGCTCTATCCCTAGCAAAAGGGGTCGTTGCAAAAGGCAATATAACCGTTACCGGCGGGCAAAAGAAGGATGTTAAGAAAATCGTGGAAGAATCCTTCGGCGGAACCAGAACTTTGGATAATGGAAAGGAAGAATAA
- a CDS encoding tetratricopeptide repeat protein — translation MGFRELIRSAIQRERQREFTKAFNLYKESLNFTENPKTVLKVKNRQAWCQYYIGNTRETLNLFQELLDKFTLHPESHLHYSNYLIKVHNYKLAKKILGKAVESFPDQLELYLTLASLLKDTDRSNEAIAVLKQALSQEKLSRGRGIKRKDIWAELGYLYFQRGDYNSALASLKTAMRMDEEETFLHYDMIAQCYLKVSDHKNALKFIDLYIKYFGESDADILVIKARAHAQLGESHLACASLLQAYSMENGLKLSAEDMVDFGPLLQTGFFDTLENVEIDEA, via the coding sequence GTGGGATTTCGAGAATTGATACGCAGCGCCATTCAAAGAGAGAGGCAACGGGAATTTACAAAAGCCTTTAATTTGTACAAAGAATCTCTGAATTTCACCGAAAATCCGAAAACAGTCCTAAAAGTAAAGAATCGTCAAGCTTGGTGCCAGTACTACATCGGAAATACCCGGGAAACTTTGAATTTGTTTCAGGAACTCTTGGACAAATTCACCCTCCATCCGGAAAGTCACCTTCATTACTCGAATTATCTGATCAAAGTTCACAATTATAAACTGGCAAAAAAGATTTTAGGGAAAGCAGTGGAGTCTTTTCCGGATCAACTAGAGTTGTATCTAACTCTAGCGAGCCTCTTGAAAGACACGGATCGGTCTAACGAAGCGATTGCTGTTTTAAAGCAGGCGTTATCGCAGGAAAAACTTTCCCGCGGACGCGGAATCAAAAGAAAGGATATTTGGGCCGAGCTCGGTTATCTTTATTTTCAAAGAGGCGATTACAATTCCGCCCTCGCATCTTTAAAAACCGCCATGAGGATGGATGAAGAGGAAACGTTCCTGCACTATGATATGATCGCACAATGTTATTTGAAAGTCAGCGATCATAAGAACGCTTTAAAATTCATCGATCTCTATATTAAATACTTCGGTGAATCCGACGCGGACATTCTGGTTATTAAAGCTCGAGCTCATGCGCAACTCGGAGAAAGCCACTTAGCTTGCGCTTCTCTCCTCCAAGCCTACTCGATGGAAAACGGATTAAAACTTTCCGCGGAAGATATGGTGGATTTCGGTCCATTACTGCAGACTGGATTTTTTGATACTCTGGAAAACGTCGAAATCGACGAGGCTTAA